The following nucleotide sequence is from Pseudarthrobacter psychrotolerans.
CGCCGGAGATCACGTTGATGCCCTTGGCGGTGACGTCCGGCTGGACCAGGCGGTCGGCCAGGATGCTGGCGCCGGCCAGCACGCGCTCCTGGCGTTCCTTGAACTCAGGCGTTGCTGCGATCTTGAAGGCCACAGCCTTGCCGGCGATGACGTGCTCCAGCGGGCCGCCCTGCTGTCCCGGGAAGACAGCCGAGTTGATCTTTTTGGCGATCGCGGCGTCGTTGGAGAGGATGATGCCGCCGCGCGGACCGGCGAGGGTCTTGTGCGTGGTGGACGTGGTGACGTGGGCGTGCGGCACCGGGCTCGGGTGCAGGCCGGCTGCCACCAGACCGGCGAAGTGCGCCATGTCCACCATCAGGAAGGCGCCCACCAGGTCGGCGATCCGGCGGAACTCGGCGAAGTCCAGCTGGCGGGCGTAGGCCGACCAGCCGGCAACGATCAGCTGCGGCTTGTGCTCCAGCGCCAGGCGCTCCACCTCGGCCATGTCAATGGTGTGGGTGTCTTCGCGGACCTGGTACGGGACCACGTTGTAGAGCTTGCCGGAGAAGTTGATCTTCATGCCGTGGGTCAGGTGGCCGCCGTGGGCCAGGTTCAGGCCCATGATGGTATCGCCCGGCTTGATCAGCGCGTGCATGACCGAGGCGTTCGCCTGGGCGCCGGAGTGCGGCTGCACGTTGGCGAACTCGGCACCGAACAGGGCCTTGACCCGGTCGATGGCCAGCTGCTCAATGACGTCCACGTGCTCGCAGCCACCGTAGTAGCGCTTGCCCGGGTAGCCCTCGGCGTACTTGTTGGTCAGGACCGAACCCTGCGCCTGCATCACGGCAACAGCCGTGTGGTTCTCGGAGGCGATCATTTCCAGGCCATTGCGCTGGCGGCGCAGTTCGTCATCGATCTTGACGGCGATCTCCGGGTCCAGCACCGACAGGTCGGTGTCCAGGCTCGCGGAGACTACCTGCTCAAAGACTGCGGTGCCTGCTGCGGCGCTCACAGTTCGCCACCGTTTACTTCGGCGTATTCCTGCGCGGACAGCAGCGGACCCTCGGACTCAACGGTGACCTTGAACAGCCAGCCGGCACCGTAGGGATCGGAGTTGATCAGTGCAGGATCGCTCACGGCGCCGTCGTTGATTTCCGTGACCTCGCCCGTGACCGGGGAGTACAGGTCAGAGACGGACTTGGTGGACTCGATCTCGCCGCAGGTCTCCCCCGCGGTCACCGTGGAGCCAACCTCGGGCAGGTCCACGTAGACGATGTCGCCCAGCGCCTCAGCGGCGACAGCGGACACGCCAACAACGGACGGCCCAGAGCCATCAAAGGCGATCCACTCGTGCTCGGCGGAGTACTTCAGTTCAGCGGCAACCTTAGCCATGTGTGTGTTTCCTTAAGTTCGGAGTGCAACAAGTGAGAGAGCGTCGGCCCAAAACGTGCATTAAGTGAGAGCGTCGGGGGCGGTGGTTGGCTCGAGGGGCCGGCGGGCCGGGGTTTTCGAAAGCGTGCGTCAGAGCGAGGAACGAGCAGCACGCGTGAAAACTCCGGCTTGCCGGTTCCGGACCCAACTCAGCCCCACCGCCTTAGGACTTACTTTTGGCGCTTGTAGAACGGCAGGGCGACAACCTCGAAAGGCTCTGCCTTGCCGCGAAGATCGATGTCCAAGGCGGTGCCAATCTCGGCGTGCTCGACGTCGACATAGGCCATCGCGACCGGGTGGCCAAGGGTGGGGCTGGGCTGGCCGGAGGTGACTTCGCCAACCACGGCGCCGTCCTTGAGCACCGGGTAGTGCCCGCGGCCGGCGCGACGGCCGAGTCCCTTCAGGCCCACAAGCTTACGCTTCGATCCGGCTTCCTTGGCGGCTTCCAGGGCGGAGCGGCCCACGAAGTCGCCTTCCTTGCTCTTGAGTGCCACAACGCCACCCAGGCCGGCCTCGAACGGCGACCCTTCGAGGGAAAGCTCGTTGCCGTAGAGCGGCATGCCGGCTTCGAGGCGGAGCGAATCGCGGGAGGCGAGGCCGCACGGAACGATGCCGAACTCAGCCCCCGCTTCGGCGACGGACGCCCACAGGGAAGCGGCGCCGTCGTTCGGTACAAAGAGCTCGAAGCCGTCCTCGCCGGTGTACCCGGTGCGGGCCAGGATGACGTTGTGGCCGGCCACGGTGAGCTCGTTGAACGCGTAGTACTTCAGGTCGGTGACCAGGGCGTGCTGGGCCTCAGCGGTCAGCTTGAGCAGGATGGCCTCGGCCTTGGGGCCCTGGACCGCGATCAGCGAAGTGATCGCGGAGGCGTCCTCCACCTTGACGTTGAAAGCCACGGCGCGTTCGGCCAGGGCGACGGCGACCGTGGGGGCGTTGCCCGCGTTGGGGACCACGAGGTACTTCTCGTCGCCAAAACGGTAGACGATGAGGTCATCGATGATGCCGCCGTCGGCGTTGCAGATGAGGGAGTACTTGGCCTTGCCGTCCGCGATGGCGGAGAGCTTGCCCACCAGTGCGTAGTCCAGGAACGCGCCGGCTTCCAGGCCGGAGACCCAGACTTCGCCCATGTGGGAGAGGTCGAACAGGCCGGCGGCGTTGCGCACCGCGTGGTGCTCGGCCAGCTCGGAGCTGTACTTCAGGGGCATCTGCCAGCCACCGAAATCGGTGAAGGAAGCGCCGAGTTTCTTGTGCTCTTCGTAGAGAGCAGTGTAGTTCTCAGTCATTGTGAAAGCCTTTCACACGAAACTAGTTCGCGAATTCTTCGATGGGCGGGCAGGAGCAGATCAGGTTGCGGTCCCCGGCTGCGCCGTCGATGCGGCCCACGGGCGGGAAGTACTTGTCCTGCTTGAGGTGGTGGACCGGGAACGCGGCCTGCTCACGCGGGTACTCGCGGGCCCAGTCGGAACTCACGACGGCGGACGCGGTGTGGGGTGCGTGGCGCAGCGGGCTGTTCTCCACGCTGAAGTCGCCGTTGGCCACCTGGTCGATTTCCTTGCGGATGGTGATCATCGCATCGATAAACCGGTCGATCTCCACCAGGTCCTCGGACTCGGTGGGTTCCACCATCAGCGTGCCGGCAACCGGGAACGCGAGGGTGGGGCGTGGAAGCCGTAGTCGATCAGGCGCTTGGCCACATCCTCCGCGGTGACGCCGGTCTTCGCCGTCAGCTCACGCAGGTCCAGGATGCACTCATGCGCCACCAGACCGCCTTCGCCGGTGTAGAGGACCGGGAAGTACTCGTTCAGCCGGGCCGCGACGTAGTTGGCCGCGAGCAGTGCCGACTTCGTCGCCTCGGTCAGGCCCTCGGCGCCCATGAGCTTCACATACGCCCAGGAGATCGGCAGGACGCCGGCGGAACCGTAGTTGGAAGCTGAGATGGCCACGCCGTGGCCGGCTTCGTGCGCTGCCTTGTTGGCATCCCCTGGCATAAACGGTGCCAGGTGGGCCTTGGCCGCGACCGGGCCAACACCGGGGCCGCCGCCGCCGTGCGGGATGCAGAAGGTCTTGTGCAGGTTCAGGTGCGAGACGTCGCCGCCGAACTTGCCCGGCTGCGCCAGTCCCACAAGCGCATTCAGGTTGGCGCCGTCCACGTAGACCTGGCCACCGGCAGCATGCACGGCGTCGCAGATTTCGGTCACGTCCGCGTCGTACACGCCGTGGGTGGAGGGGTAGGTGATCATGATGGCCGAGAGGACGTCCTTGTTCGCCTCGATCTTGGCATTCAAATCGGCGTGATCGATGCTGCCGTCCGCCGCGGTCGCGACAACGACGACCTTCATGCCGGCCAGGACAGCCGAGGCGGCGTTGGTGCCGTGGGCCGAGGCCGGGATCAGGCAGACCGTGCGCTGGTCATCGCCGCGAGACAGGTGGTAGCCGCGGATGGCCAGCAGGCCCGCAAGCTCACCCTGGGACCCGGCGTTCGGCTGCAGGGACACCTGATCGTAGCCGGTGATTTCCGTCAGCTGGTCTTCGAGGTCGGCGATGAGTTCGCGCCAGCCCACGGTCTGGGAGT
It contains:
- the gcvT gene encoding glycine cleavage system aminomethyltransferase GcvT: MTENYTALYEEHKKLGASFTDFGGWQMPLKYSSELAEHHAVRNAAGLFDLSHMGEVWVSGLEAGAFLDYALVGKLSAIADGKAKYSLICNADGGIIDDLIVYRFGDEKYLVVPNAGNAPTVAVALAERAVAFNVKVEDASAITSLIAVQGPKAEAILLKLTAEAQHALVTDLKYYAFNELTVAGHNVILARTGYTGEDGFELFVPNDGAASLWASVAEAGAEFGIVPCGLASRDSLRLEAGMPLYGNELSLEGSPFEAGLGGVVALKSKEGDFVGRSALEAAKEAGSKRKLVGLKGLGRRAGRGHYPVLKDGAVVGEVTSGQPSPTLGHPVAMAYVDVEHAEIGTALDIDLRGKAEPFEVVALPFYKRQK
- the gcvH gene encoding glycine cleavage system protein GcvH, producing MAKVAAELKYSAEHEWIAFDGSGPSVVGVSAVAAEALGDIVYVDLPEVGSTVTAGETCGEIESTKSVSDLYSPVTGEVTEINDGAVSDPALINSDPYGAGWLFKVTVESEGPLLSAQEYAEVNGGEL
- the glyA gene encoding serine hydroxymethyltransferase — translated: MSAAAGTAVFEQVVSASLDTDLSVLDPEIAVKIDDELRRQRNGLEMIASENHTAVAVMQAQGSVLTNKYAEGYPGKRYYGGCEHVDVIEQLAIDRVKALFGAEFANVQPHSGAQANASVMHALIKPGDTIMGLNLAHGGHLTHGMKINFSGKLYNVVPYQVREDTHTIDMAEVERLALEHKPQLIVAGWSAYARQLDFAEFRRIADLVGAFLMVDMAHFAGLVAAGLHPSPVPHAHVTTSTTHKTLAGPRGGIILSNDAAIAKKINSAVFPGQQGGPLEHVIAGKAVAFKIAATPEFKERQERVLAGASILADRLVQPDVTAKGINVISGGTDVHLVLVDLRNCALDGQQAEDRLAAIDITVNRNAVPFDPRPPMVTSGLRIGTPALATRGFGEAAFREVADIIAEALIADADADLSDLRHRVEALAAAHPLYPSVATLS